In Pikeienuella piscinae, the sequence ACGCCGCAGATGAAGCTCGTCCACATCCATCCGGGGGCGGAGGAACTGGGCCGCATCTATGCGCCCACGCTGGCGATCAACGCGACGCCAGGCGTCTTTCTGGAATCGATGGAAAGCGCCCCTCCGCGCGGCCGGACCGGCGCCGCCGAAGCGGCCCACGCCGCCTATCTCGACTGGTCCGGCCAGCCGCCCGCCACGCCCGGCGATGCGGAGATGGGGCCGGTGATGTCACATCTTCGCTCTGTCGCTCCGGACGCCGTGATCACCAACGGCGCCGGGAATTACGCGACCTGGATTCACCGGTTCTGGCGGTTTCGCCGCTTTGGCGCGCAGCTTGCGCCGATTTCCGGCTCGATGGGCTACGGGCTGCCGGCGGCGGTGGCGGCCAAGCTCCGCGACCGCGACGCGGAGGTGATCTGCTTCGCCGGCGACGGCTGCTTCCAGATGACCGGACAGGAGTTCGGCACGCTGGCGCAATACGGCCTCGGCGTGATCGTGATCGTCGTCGACAATTCGATCTACGGCACGATCCGCATGCATCAGGAGCGCGACTATCCGGAACGGATTTCGGCGACCGATCTGGTGAATCCGGATTTCGCCGCCCTCGCGCGCGCTTATGGCGGCCATGGCGAGACGGTGCTGAAGACCGCGGAATTTCCCGACGCCTTCGCCCGCGCCCGCGCCGCCGGCAAGCCGGCGATCATCCATATCAAGACCTCCGCCGAGGCGATCACGCCGACGGTGACGCTATCCGGGCTTCGGGCGCGGAGCCGGTGATGCTGTCGAGAAGGCGCATCACCTCGGCCGCCTGATCGTCATAGCTGATGATTTCCGCCGCGATCCGGGCGCGCCCCTCCTCGCTCGGGTCCGGAACGCCGTCATCGACCAGTCGCCGCACGGCGCGGCGAAGCATCCTGGCGGAGCCGAAACCCGGCAGGATCGTCGCCGTGTCGCCGTCGATCAGGTGTTCGACCGGGGCGCCGCAATCGGTGGCGAGGACATGCACCCCGCGCTGCGCCGCCTCGCGGCTGGTGAGGCCGAAGGTCTCCTTCCAGGTCGAGAGGAAGAGAAGGACGTCGAGCCCGGCGAAAAATTCGTCGATGGTCTCGCGCGTATAACCGGGAACGATGGTCACATGCCGCGCGAGCGGTCCGAACTTGTACTGCTCCCACCAACTCGCGCTGATATGCGTCGCGGCGTCGACGACGACCAGTTCGACCTTTTCCGGATCCAGCGCCTTGAACGCGCGCTCAATCATCGCCCAGCCCTTCAGCGGCCCCGGCCCGCCGATATAGCCGAAGCGCAATCGCCGCGACGGCTTCGCCACGCGCTTCGCGGGGTAATCCGGGCCGGGCGCGGTGACGCCGTTCGGCAGGACCAGGCCGGTCGCTTCGGGCGCTCCGTTGCGCTCATATTGCGCGCGGGCGGTGCGGCTCGGATAGGTGACGACCGCCGGTTTTCGCAATGTGGCCAGCGATTTTTCCCAGCGCGCGTCGAGCGTCTTCGCGTCATGCACGCAGGATGCGCAGACCTTCCTGTCGATCACCTCCTGACCGCAATAGCGGCCGAGATGATTGAGCATGAAGATCTTCTCACAGAGCCACCAGTAATCATGCGTGGTCAGGATGGTCGGCGCGCCGGCCTCGTCAAGAGCGTCGATCAGACCCGCGCCGAGTCCTTGCACGCAATGAACATGCGCCGCGTCTGGCTTCAACTCATCGATCAGGCGACGGATCGCGGCCGTCATCGCGGGGTTATCGAAGTCGACATAGGGGACGCGCATGCCCCCGAGATTAATCGTGTAGTGATCTATCCCCCCAGGCAAGCGGGTGCGGATCACCGTCGGCATCTGCTGATCGCCATAGGCGGAGAAGGAAAGCGCCGTGACGCGCCATTCGCCGCTCGCGGCGACCCTTCGCGCCAGTTCCTCCGCCACAATCGTGGCGCCCCCGAAAGACCGCGGCGCGAACCAGACATTGCAGACGAGAAGATGTTTCATGCGGCCCGTATCGGCTCATTGGCGAGTTGACGCAAAGCCGAGCGAAGCGGTTCGGACAACTCGGCGGTCTCGATGAACGCCAGGCGCGCGGCCTTCGCGCGCTCGGGGTCCGTCGCGGCCTGCGGCAAGCCGAGGCGCGCCGCCTCAAGACTGAGCGCCGGGAAGGCCGGATCGTCCACGAGGTCGAGAAAGGTGACGCCGCCGGCGGTCTGCAAGGCGGAAACGATCGAGAGCGGCGCGTAAGTCAGCGACCGCGTCACCGTCAGGCGCGCGCCGGTTCCGGGCGGCGCGCGAAAAACGCCGCCGGCCAGCGCGGCCTCCCAACTGCGGGTCAGGCCGCGCAGACCGAGCGTGTCCGGCCCTTCGTCCGCGGCGCGGCCGGCGCGCCGTTTCGCCGCCTCGCGCCGCAGGATCCACGGAATGTCGCCCGGACGCGAAAGCGCGGCGCCCAGGAAATAGGCGATATCCTCCATTTTCGGGGGTTTTCGCGCGAGGTCGACAATGAATGACATGATGTGCGAGGTAGCAGCAAGAACGGGTTGCGGCAAGCAATCGACTCGACCCGGCGAGGCCAGGTCGTCGGGCGCGCGACGGGGCGGCGGGTGATTATGATCGAAAGCTTCATTGCCTTCTTCGAGGCGCGAATCCTGCCATGGGAGACCGCCCGGCGCGGCCGGCGCCACGCTGCGGGGCTCACGCCGGACGACGGTGGCGCGATCACCACGCTCGCTGCGGTCGCCGAGCGCTTGGGCGGCGCGAAGGTGGTCAGCTTCGATCTCTTCGATACGCTCCTTCTCAGGCGCGGCCTTTCGCCCGAGGCGACGCACCGAAAGACCGCGGGGATGGCGCGGCTGATCGGCGGCGCTGCTGCGGGCGAGGCGATTTTCGCCGCGCGCCACCAGCTTTCCGGCCTGATGAAGGCGCGGATGATCGCCGAGGGAAGCGGCGACGAGCCGCCATTGATCTCTATCTTCCGGGAAGCGTTGACCGGCGCCGGGTTTCGCGGCGACGCGGCGGCGGCCGCCGCGCGGCTCGTCGCCTTCGAGGCGGAGAGCGAGGCGCAGGGCATTGTCGCGGCGCCGGGGGTGGCGAAGCTGCTCCGCGGGTTGAGGGCGAACCGGCTGAAGGTGATCGCCGTCACCGATATGTATTTCCATCGGCCCGAAATCGAACTGATCCTGACGCGCGCCGGGCTCCGCGACCTCTTCGACGAGGTTTTCGTCTCCGCCGATCTCGGCTGGACGAAACGCGGCGGAAAAATATTTCCGCTGGTCGCCGGGCGGCTCGGCGTCGCGCCGGAGGATATCCTACATGTCGGCGACCGGCCCGATAGCGACGTCGCTCCGGCGCGCGCCGCCGGCTGGCGCGCGTTGCACTATCTGGATCGCGCCGGCGTCGCCGATACGACGGCGGCGCACCTCGCCGAAAGTTACGTCCCCTCACCCGGCCTGCGTCGCCGGCGCCTCGCCGCAGCTTACGATATCGCGGCCGACGGCCCGCTTGGCGCACCGGAGCGCATAGTCGACCAGTTGGTCGGCCCGGCGGTGGGCCTGCTGGCGCTCCGCGCGCTGACATTCGCTCAGCGGCGCGGCGCGGCGCGGCTCTATCATCTCACCCGCGACGCTTCGATCATCGGCGAGATCGCGGAAGCGGCGCTGGCGCGCCATCCGCATCTGGCGGAGGACGGGCTACGAATTGTCGAGCTGGCGATCAATCGCGCGCTCGGCGCCCGCCTTCAGGTCCGGCGCGCCGCGGATCTCTGGCGGCTTGGCCCGCTGACCAGCTATATCGCCAAGGAGCCGTTCTCGGTGGCGGCGCTGGCGCGGGCGTTCGACCTGCCTGAGTCCGCGTTCACCGGGCGCCTCCGCGGCGCTTCCGGCCCGGAACTTCAGCAGGCGTTTCGGGACGGCGTGGATACGGAGCCGCTTCTCCAGGCGCTCGACGCCGGGCGAAACGTCGTCGAAACCTATCTGGAGGCGCAGGGTCTGCTCGCCGCCGCGCCCTCGGTCGCCGTCGATATCGGCTATTCCGGCACCTTCGCCGTGCAACTCGCGCCGCTGCTTTTCGATCGCCCGGCGCCGGGCCGGAGCATCGATTTTCTGTTCCTGATGACGAGCCGGTATTTCAACGGCAACACCCGGCGCGTTCATCCCGAGACGCGGATACACCCGGGCCTCGTGCTCGATCATCGTCGCCGCTCTTCGCGCTGGGCGACGTGGAACTTTTCCTGGATCGAGCCCTTTCTGGTCGATCCGGAGCGCGGCCGTCTCCTCGGTTACGAGGCGGGCGAGCCGGTCTTCGCGCCGAGCCCTCATGACGACGCGACGCGGGCCGCGCTGCTGAAGCTGCGCGCGCGAATCCGCGCGCGCGCGCTCAGGTTCATCGACGATTTCCATGGCGCACCGGGCGATCTGGAAGAGGTCGCGGCGCTGCTCCAGCGCCGTTTCTCCCGGTTCGCCGGCCGGCCCCGGCGGGCGGAGATGCGCGCGCTCCGCGCCCTCGCCCATCAGACCGGACAGGTCGAGATCGCGCTTCGCGACCCGACGCGGCGGGTGAACCCGCTGCGGCTTCTCAGCGAGTTGCAGGACATGAAGATGAGCGACAACTGGACGCAGGGCAGCCTGACGCGATCCGGGCTCGGCTTCGTCAACGCGGTGATGGCCGACCGGCCGGAGCGCGACCGGCGCGCCGACACCCGCGCGATGTGGGATTGATCGGCGCCGGACCGGCCGAATAGAAGGGCGACATGAAAAAACTATTCCTCTGCGTCGGGGCGGCGAAGACCGGGACGACCTGGC encodes:
- a CDS encoding glycosyltransferase family 4 protein translates to MKHLLVCNVWFAPRSFGGATIVAEELARRVAASGEWRVTALSFSAYGDQQMPTVIRTRLPGGIDHYTINLGGMRVPYVDFDNPAMTAAIRRLIDELKPDAAHVHCVQGLGAGLIDALDEAGAPTILTTHDYWWLCEKIFMLNHLGRYCGQEVIDRKVCASCVHDAKTLDARWEKSLATLRKPAVVTYPSRTARAQYERNGAPEATGLVLPNGVTAPGPDYPAKRVAKPSRRLRFGYIGGPGPLKGWAMIERAFKALDPEKVELVVVDAATHISASWWEQYKFGPLARHVTIVPGYTRETIDEFFAGLDVLLFLSTWKETFGLTSREAAQRGVHVLATDCGAPVEHLIDGDTATILPGFGSARMLRRAVRRLVDDGVPDPSEEGRARIAAEIISYDDQAAEVMRLLDSITGSAPEARIASPSA
- a CDS encoding HAD family hydrolase, whose product is MIESFIAFFEARILPWETARRGRRHAAGLTPDDGGAITTLAAVAERLGGAKVVSFDLFDTLLLRRGLSPEATHRKTAGMARLIGGAAAGEAIFAARHQLSGLMKARMIAEGSGDEPPLISIFREALTGAGFRGDAAAAAARLVAFEAESEAQGIVAAPGVAKLLRGLRANRLKVIAVTDMYFHRPEIELILTRAGLRDLFDEVFVSADLGWTKRGGKIFPLVAGRLGVAPEDILHVGDRPDSDVAPARAAGWRALHYLDRAGVADTTAAHLAESYVPSPGLRRRRLAAAYDIAADGPLGAPERIVDQLVGPAVGLLALRALTFAQRRGAARLYHLTRDASIIGEIAEAALARHPHLAEDGLRIVELAINRALGARLQVRRAADLWRLGPLTSYIAKEPFSVAALARAFDLPESAFTGRLRGASGPELQQAFRDGVDTEPLLQALDAGRNVVETYLEAQGLLAAAPSVAVDIGYSGTFAVQLAPLLFDRPAPGRSIDFLFLMTSRYFNGNTRRVHPETRIHPGLVLDHRRRSSRWATWNFSWIEPFLVDPERGRLLGYEAGEPVFAPSPHDDATRAALLKLRARIRARALRFIDDFHGAPGDLEEVAALLQRRFSRFAGRPRRAEMRALRALAHQTGQVEIALRDPTRRVNPLRLLSELQDMKMSDNWTQGSLTRSGLGFVNAVMADRPERDRRADTRAMWD